One Peromyscus leucopus breed LL Stock chromosome 20, UCI_PerLeu_2.1, whole genome shotgun sequence genomic region harbors:
- the Puf60 gene encoding poly(U)-binding-splicing factor PUF60 isoform X1, which translates to MATATIALVSESLAAGDGRQLVGQVNGQQGGGSEPAAAAAAAAAAVVAAGDKWKPPQGADSIKMENGQSTGTKLGLPPLTPEQQEALQKAKKYAMEQSIKSVLVKQTIAHQQQQLTNLQMAAVTMGFGDPLSPLQSMAAQRQRALAIMCRVYVGSIYYELGEDTIRQAFAPFGPIKSIDMSWDSVTMKHKGFAFVEYEVPEAAQLALEQMNSVMLGGRNIKVGRPSNIGQAQPIIDQLAEEARAFNRIYVASVHQDLSDDDIKSVFEAFGKIKSCTLARDPTTGKHKGYGFIEYEKAQSSQDAVSSMNLFDLGGQYLRVGKAVTPPMPLLTPATPGGLPPAAAVAAAAATAKITAQEAVAGAAVLGTLATPGLVSPALTLAQPLGALPQAVMAAQAPGVITGVTPARPPIPVTIPSVGVVNPILASPPTLGLLEPKKEKEEEELFPESERPEMLSEQEHMSISGSSARHMVMQKLLRKQESTVMVLRNMVDPKDIDDDLEGEVTEECGKFGAVNRVIIYQEKQGEEEDAEIIVKIFVEFSMASETHKAIQALNGRWFAGRKVVAEVYDQERFDNSDLSA; encoded by the exons GGCGCAGATTCTATCAAGATGGAAAATGGGCAAAGCACAGGCACCAAGCTGGGGCTGCCTCCCCTGACGCCCGAGCAGCAGGAGGCCCTCCAGAAG GCCAAGAAATACGCAATGGAGCAGAGCATCAAGAGTGTGCTAGTGAAACAGACCATCgcgcaccagcagcagcagctcaccAACCTGCAG ATGGCAGCAGTGACAATGGGCTTTGGAGATCCTCTCTCACCTTTGCAATCG ATGGCAGCTCAGCGTCAGCGGGCACTGGCTATCATGTGCCGAGTCTATGTGGGTTCCATCTACTACGAGCTGGGGGAAGACACCATTCGTCAGGCCTTTGCTCCCTTTGGCCCCATCAAGAGCATTGATATGTCCTGGGATTCTGTTACCATGAAGCACAAG GGCTTTGCCTTCGTGGAGTATGAAGTCCCAGAAGCTGCACAGCTTGCTTTGGAGCAGATGAACTCAGTGATGCTTGGGGGCAGGAACATTAAG GTGGGCAGACCCAGCAACATAGGACAGGCCCAACCCATCATAGACCAGCTGGCTGAGGAGGCTAGGGCTTTCAACCGCATCTATGTGGCCTCTGTGCATCAGGACCTCTCCGATGATGACATCAAGAGTGTGTTTGAAGCCTTTGGCAAGATCAAGTCTTGTACGCTGGCCCGGGACCCCACAACTGGCAAGCACAAAGGCTATGGTTTTATTG AATATGAGAAGGCCCAGTCGTCCCAGGATGCTGTATCGTCCATGAACCTCTTTGATCTGGGTGGCCAGTACTTGAGGGTGGGCAAGGCCGTCACACCCCCCATGCCCCTGCTAACACCTGCCACGCCTGGAGGTCTCCCGCCTGCTGCCGCTGTAGCCGCAgctgcagccacagccaagaTTACAGCTCAG GAAGCAGTGGCTGGAGCAGCAGTGCTGGGTACTTTAGCTACACCAGGACTAGTGTCCCCAGCGCTGACCCTGGCCCAACCCTTAGGCGCTCTACCCCAGGCTGTCATGGCTGCCCAGGCCCCTGGAGTCATCACAG GTGTTACCCCAGCCCGCCCTCCCATTCCTGTCACCATCCCCTCTGTGGGAGTGGTGAACCCCATCCTAGCCAGCCCGCCAACACTGGGTCTGTTGGAAcccaagaaggagaaggaagaggaggagctgtTTCCTGAGTCAGAGCGGCCAGAGATGTTGAGTGAGCAGGAGCACATGAGCATCTCAGGCAGCAGTGCTCGGCACATGGTCATGCAGAAGCTGCTCAGAAAACAGGAG TCCACAGTCATGGTTTTACGCAACATGGTAGACCCCAAGGACATCGACGACGACCTGGAGGGAGAGGTGACAGAAGAGTGTGGCAAATTTGGTGCTGTGAACCGGGTCATTATCTACCAAGAAAagcagggtgaggaggaggacgCAGAGATCATCGTCAAGATTTTTGTGGAATTTTCCATGGCCTCAGAGACTCACAAGGCCATCCAGGCCCTGAATGGGCGCTGGTTTGCCGGCCGTAAGGTGGTGGCTGAAGTGTATGACCAGGAGCGTTTTGATAACAGCGACCTCTCTGCGTGA
- the Puf60 gene encoding poly(U)-binding-splicing factor PUF60 isoform X4, giving the protein MATATIALVSESLAAGDGRQLVGQVNGQQGGGSEPAAAAAAAAAAVVAAGDKWKPPQGADSIKMENGQSTGTKLGLPPLTPEQQEALQKAKKYAMEQSIKSVLVKQTIAHQQQQLTNLQMAAQRQRALAIMCRVYVGSIYYELGEDTIRQAFAPFGPIKSIDMSWDSVTMKHKGFAFVEYEVPEAAQLALEQMNSVMLGGRNIKVGRPSNIGQAQPIIDQLAEEARAFNRIYVASVHQDLSDDDIKSVFEAFGKIKSCTLARDPTTGKHKGYGFIEYEKAQSSQDAVSSMNLFDLGGQYLRVGKAVTPPMPLLTPATPGGLPPAAAVAAAAATAKITAQEAVAGAAVLGTLATPGLVSPALTLAQPLGALPQAVMAAQAPGVITGVTPARPPIPVTIPSVGVVNPILASPPTLGLLEPKKEKEEEELFPESERPEMLSEQEHMSISGSSARHMVMQKLLRKQESTVMVLRNMVDPKDIDDDLEGEVTEECGKFGAVNRVIIYQEKQGEEEDAEIIVKIFVEFSMASETHKAIQALNGRWFAGRKVVAEVYDQERFDNSDLSA; this is encoded by the exons GGCGCAGATTCTATCAAGATGGAAAATGGGCAAAGCACAGGCACCAAGCTGGGGCTGCCTCCCCTGACGCCCGAGCAGCAGGAGGCCCTCCAGAAG GCCAAGAAATACGCAATGGAGCAGAGCATCAAGAGTGTGCTAGTGAAACAGACCATCgcgcaccagcagcagcagctcaccAACCTGCAG ATGGCAGCTCAGCGTCAGCGGGCACTGGCTATCATGTGCCGAGTCTATGTGGGTTCCATCTACTACGAGCTGGGGGAAGACACCATTCGTCAGGCCTTTGCTCCCTTTGGCCCCATCAAGAGCATTGATATGTCCTGGGATTCTGTTACCATGAAGCACAAG GGCTTTGCCTTCGTGGAGTATGAAGTCCCAGAAGCTGCACAGCTTGCTTTGGAGCAGATGAACTCAGTGATGCTTGGGGGCAGGAACATTAAG GTGGGCAGACCCAGCAACATAGGACAGGCCCAACCCATCATAGACCAGCTGGCTGAGGAGGCTAGGGCTTTCAACCGCATCTATGTGGCCTCTGTGCATCAGGACCTCTCCGATGATGACATCAAGAGTGTGTTTGAAGCCTTTGGCAAGATCAAGTCTTGTACGCTGGCCCGGGACCCCACAACTGGCAAGCACAAAGGCTATGGTTTTATTG AATATGAGAAGGCCCAGTCGTCCCAGGATGCTGTATCGTCCATGAACCTCTTTGATCTGGGTGGCCAGTACTTGAGGGTGGGCAAGGCCGTCACACCCCCCATGCCCCTGCTAACACCTGCCACGCCTGGAGGTCTCCCGCCTGCTGCCGCTGTAGCCGCAgctgcagccacagccaagaTTACAGCTCAG GAAGCAGTGGCTGGAGCAGCAGTGCTGGGTACTTTAGCTACACCAGGACTAGTGTCCCCAGCGCTGACCCTGGCCCAACCCTTAGGCGCTCTACCCCAGGCTGTCATGGCTGCCCAGGCCCCTGGAGTCATCACAG GTGTTACCCCAGCCCGCCCTCCCATTCCTGTCACCATCCCCTCTGTGGGAGTGGTGAACCCCATCCTAGCCAGCCCGCCAACACTGGGTCTGTTGGAAcccaagaaggagaaggaagaggaggagctgtTTCCTGAGTCAGAGCGGCCAGAGATGTTGAGTGAGCAGGAGCACATGAGCATCTCAGGCAGCAGTGCTCGGCACATGGTCATGCAGAAGCTGCTCAGAAAACAGGAG TCCACAGTCATGGTTTTACGCAACATGGTAGACCCCAAGGACATCGACGACGACCTGGAGGGAGAGGTGACAGAAGAGTGTGGCAAATTTGGTGCTGTGAACCGGGTCATTATCTACCAAGAAAagcagggtgaggaggaggacgCAGAGATCATCGTCAAGATTTTTGTGGAATTTTCCATGGCCTCAGAGACTCACAAGGCCATCCAGGCCCTGAATGGGCGCTGGTTTGCCGGCCGTAAGGTGGTGGCTGAAGTGTATGACCAGGAGCGTTTTGATAACAGCGACCTCTCTGCGTGA
- the Puf60 gene encoding poly(U)-binding-splicing factor PUF60 isoform X7: MQVNGQQGGGSEPAAAAAAAAAAVVAAGDKWKPPQGADSIKMENGQSTGTKLGLPPLTPEQQEALQKAKKYAMEQSIKSVLVKQTIAHQQQQLTNLQMAAQRQRALAIMCRVYVGSIYYELGEDTIRQAFAPFGPIKSIDMSWDSVTMKHKGFAFVEYEVPEAAQLALEQMNSVMLGGRNIKVGRPSNIGQAQPIIDQLAEEARAFNRIYVASVHQDLSDDDIKSVFEAFGKIKSCTLARDPTTGKHKGYGFIEYEKAQSSQDAVSSMNLFDLGGQYLRVGKAVTPPMPLLTPATPGGLPPAAAVAAAAATAKITAQEAVAGAAVLGTLATPGLVSPALTLAQPLGALPQAVMAAQAPGVITGVTPARPPIPVTIPSVGVVNPILASPPTLGLLEPKKEKEEEELFPESERPEMLSEQEHMSISGSSARHMVMQKLLRKQESTVMVLRNMVDPKDIDDDLEGEVTEECGKFGAVNRVIIYQEKQGEEEDAEIIVKIFVEFSMASETHKAIQALNGRWFAGRKVVAEVYDQERFDNSDLSA; this comes from the exons GGCGCAGATTCTATCAAGATGGAAAATGGGCAAAGCACAGGCACCAAGCTGGGGCTGCCTCCCCTGACGCCCGAGCAGCAGGAGGCCCTCCAGAAG GCCAAGAAATACGCAATGGAGCAGAGCATCAAGAGTGTGCTAGTGAAACAGACCATCgcgcaccagcagcagcagctcaccAACCTGCAG ATGGCAGCTCAGCGTCAGCGGGCACTGGCTATCATGTGCCGAGTCTATGTGGGTTCCATCTACTACGAGCTGGGGGAAGACACCATTCGTCAGGCCTTTGCTCCCTTTGGCCCCATCAAGAGCATTGATATGTCCTGGGATTCTGTTACCATGAAGCACAAG GGCTTTGCCTTCGTGGAGTATGAAGTCCCAGAAGCTGCACAGCTTGCTTTGGAGCAGATGAACTCAGTGATGCTTGGGGGCAGGAACATTAAG GTGGGCAGACCCAGCAACATAGGACAGGCCCAACCCATCATAGACCAGCTGGCTGAGGAGGCTAGGGCTTTCAACCGCATCTATGTGGCCTCTGTGCATCAGGACCTCTCCGATGATGACATCAAGAGTGTGTTTGAAGCCTTTGGCAAGATCAAGTCTTGTACGCTGGCCCGGGACCCCACAACTGGCAAGCACAAAGGCTATGGTTTTATTG AATATGAGAAGGCCCAGTCGTCCCAGGATGCTGTATCGTCCATGAACCTCTTTGATCTGGGTGGCCAGTACTTGAGGGTGGGCAAGGCCGTCACACCCCCCATGCCCCTGCTAACACCTGCCACGCCTGGAGGTCTCCCGCCTGCTGCCGCTGTAGCCGCAgctgcagccacagccaagaTTACAGCTCAG GAAGCAGTGGCTGGAGCAGCAGTGCTGGGTACTTTAGCTACACCAGGACTAGTGTCCCCAGCGCTGACCCTGGCCCAACCCTTAGGCGCTCTACCCCAGGCTGTCATGGCTGCCCAGGCCCCTGGAGTCATCACAG GTGTTACCCCAGCCCGCCCTCCCATTCCTGTCACCATCCCCTCTGTGGGAGTGGTGAACCCCATCCTAGCCAGCCCGCCAACACTGGGTCTGTTGGAAcccaagaaggagaaggaagaggaggagctgtTTCCTGAGTCAGAGCGGCCAGAGATGTTGAGTGAGCAGGAGCACATGAGCATCTCAGGCAGCAGTGCTCGGCACATGGTCATGCAGAAGCTGCTCAGAAAACAGGAG TCCACAGTCATGGTTTTACGCAACATGGTAGACCCCAAGGACATCGACGACGACCTGGAGGGAGAGGTGACAGAAGAGTGTGGCAAATTTGGTGCTGTGAACCGGGTCATTATCTACCAAGAAAagcagggtgaggaggaggacgCAGAGATCATCGTCAAGATTTTTGTGGAATTTTCCATGGCCTCAGAGACTCACAAGGCCATCCAGGCCCTGAATGGGCGCTGGTTTGCCGGCCGTAAGGTGGTGGCTGAAGTGTATGACCAGGAGCGTTTTGATAACAGCGACCTCTCTGCGTGA